aaaattaacctagcctaaaaattctagactgttcatgactctgacagtgggcaaacttacaaaatcagcaagggatcaaatacttatttcctccactgtagctatatcgctatgtgctgtgtaaatgaatggggagaagtgtatgacgccgattgaccactgattggtcagcgtcatacacttctgtgcataaagctaatataggtcataactctgtcaaaaatgatctaaataaaaaacactgctcttatctacattacagcgccgattacataatgtacaatatagggcacttataatgtggtgacagagcctctttaaggaacatTGTACAAATTATTACATAGTCATAAAAACATAACCGCTGCAATACGTTTCTGCGCAATGAAGTCCATGCTgttttttggcttttttggtgTCATTTCTGGTCCCTGTTTTTGTCCACGATTTGCAATTTTTccttgagaaaacaaaaaacagatgATGAATTCCTCTATTAGGATGTACGTCAACGTAATACATGAATAATAATCAACAAAAAAGTTGGAATATATAGCTAACCAATATAGGACACAGGTTTTTTTCAGGCAATAGAGTAACGTGCAGGTCTGAATTAAGCTCACATTTCAACCACTTAAGTCTTGGATCACTTTCACACATACAGGTAGTAATGCAGCAGAAGGCAGCACCACATAAGCCACATGTAAATACATGGAGTTTTTGCTCCAATTGTGGTTGTGATTTTATATAAACAAAATATTTCACCTTTAAAATCATGGGGTCATCctgctttttttttcataaatatacTAGGCATAGGGTCCGCCCTACTGTTGTGCAGAACACATGGATCTGAGCTTTTAATTACATTGTAAATTATGTTGTTAGCATTGCCCATATCATAATTTAAAAATTGGTAGGTTAATTGTAAAGTAAATAACTAGGCCGGATTCATACAGGACACTTTTTAAGTGTTTTggggttttttaagccaaagctagAAGCGAATCCCAAAGTTtggaaaagtatatattttttccttgtTTATGTATCCACTACTTGTTTTGGCTAAAATAAAGATGGTATCAAAGACTGCGCTGTGGGAACCTGGATTTCCACAAGCGTGGTTGTCCTCCCCTAAACTTCATAGGACCCATCACATATTGTTTCAGAACATGAACCACCAGATACACTGGTCGGCCAGTCTGACCCTGTGGTAAAGTATACTGGTTTATAATGTGTGGCGATTTATGCATCATACATATGTTACAGTGTAGTGGTAGAAAGAGGACAGCGAATGTCTTCTAACTGTCACTTCCATGAAATAAGGCTATATTTTCTCAtttatagtacaattatattgttgtttttttgccaaaaattaGAGCAGAAATTATAAGACAAAAGTAAGAAAacctttccttaaagaggctctgtccccacattataagtggcctacattgtacatgatgtgatcggcgctgtaatgtagattacagcagtgttttttatttatgctgatgactttcttaatggacaactgggcgtattttactttttgactaagtaggcgttgtacagaggagtgtatgactctgaccaatcagtgaccatcatacatttctctccattcattcacacagcacatagtgatctagctagatcactatgtgcgcgagtacgcacacacgcacgcgcgcgcgcgcgttacagaagtgtcctgacagtgaatatacattacatccagccaggacgtgatgtctattcataatcctgacacttcggtaatgtttgtgttagatttacagcaaggcaagcgtaatcttacgagattacgctgtaaattcatttaaaacgagattacgcttgctgtgctgtaaatttcacacaaacgttaccaaagtgtcaggattctgaatagacatcacgtcctggctggtagtgatgtctattcactgtcaggacacttcagtaacgttaatatgtgagtaagtgactgcacatagtgtatgatgctgattggttagcgtcatacacttctctccacaacgcccacttggtcaaaaagtaaaacacgcccagttgttcattaagaaagtctacattacagcaccgatcatattatgtaggagataggccacttataatgtggtaacagagcctctttaaggcttcacGCAAACGGCCATAATTGGACACCCATAGAAATGCATGGTGTCTTACTGTACCTCGAATTCATACAGAGGCATGTTGTGGCATGCTCCAATGGACCATGCTTCTAGATGATCAAAGTTCTGCACATATGGCACCTGACTGAGCAATGTACCACGACACATGGAGTCCCACACAGGACTCTGTGTGCCGCCCTACAGCCTTTCGTGCTAAATATTTGTGACGTACTTGTTCCTGGAGTTGATGTTGAAATCTTTGGCACATTGACTGCAGTTCTTCTATTGTCCTGTTCTTTAATTTTAGTTGGAATTTGCTGTCTTCCAGGGCTGACATCAATGACTCACACTTCTTACATTCCTGTAAGAATAGAAATGATATTTTAAGCTGAATGCACTATATTGTCTACATACATCTACTGGTAAAATTGCAAATATTTATAATCTTCATTCTTATAAATCCAGTTTTACCTGTAATAATTTACTTCTAAGTTGAGTGATCTCAAAAAACGGGCTGGTGGGGAGGGACAGAGGATTGTGATCACCCGATCTAGTGATCGGTATCAATCCCAGCGATCAGACCCCCATCAATAAAATGTTCATCACCTGCAACTATTCAAAATACTTCACTAAATTACTTGTTGGATCTAATTGGCAAGCaattttttcacagacaagtACTGCTAAGCAGAGTCTCTCTAAGTAAAGTACCTCCTACTCAGacaaattacattaaaaaaaacaaagctatAATCATACACTGTGCTGCCTATTAAAAGCAGAGCAGAAGCACAGtgtgagtatacccaagtgatatGGCATGTCCCGCAAGTTAAGAGCCTGGGCTTCTGCTTCTGAGACTCAATTGTTGACGGCAGTTTTGACAGAAGTGATTGCCTTTGTATGGTTGCAGCAATCTTTGGTTTAGTAATATAACGGACTCCAATTGTGCTTATTGTAATATTCTACTGGGTCCAAAAGACACATTTTAAGATAAATTGAGGTAATCTTTAAAAATGTTGCAAGAACTACCACCAATGGTAAGGTCCAGTCATCAACTTGTTCTCGCTGGTGAGGCCCCAGTAGGAAAAGATTGAGAATCCCCGCTCTTCTATAGCACCCGCTCACTATGTAATATACCATGTACACAATGGCCATGCACTGACTAATCTGGTTTTCCTGAATAATTGATTTCCGCATATCCTATACAGAATGTGATAATAATATTTCCAGATCACATTACTGAAACATCCATAGTGACAACATTGGTAAGCACTGGTGGAGATCTTACATTGGTTGAAACGTTATCTCTCTTCAGCTGTCCTTGAAGCACATTAGATTCCTCTGCTAACCGCTTCAGTTCCTTCCGGAGTTCTTCTATCTGCTTCTGATGTTCCCTATGAAGACACACAAGTAACAATTTATGTCTTCATTCAAAATACAGGGCGATTCAGAGGTCCACAGACCAAAAACTATTGGAAACCAAAGTCTCCAGACCTATGGAATGTGTTTGGGATTATTGGATTGTGAGAAGCACAATATAAATTCGATGTGTGCCCAAACCCACCAATTTCGGGCAAGACCGAACAACCATTTTCTGTGTATGGCGGCGTCCTGACACTTCCCCCAACGTCAGATGTAGGGGGAGAGAATGATCATCTGTGTCCCTGCAACTTTGTTGCAACAGTTGTGAAGGGGGGTGCTTTCCTATTCCTATGTGTACATAGCGAGGCCCATAAAgacatggggcagatttactaaactGTACGTTTTAGACAGTGTAGACCAGGCATtcagaagatgcaacaaatttatcacagtggtgcatgctgtatgttaatttggtgcatcttggtaGACAATTTTCTCCTccttataccacctttgattttgcctgatttttggcacattttaagacacaccttttttgcttatTCCCGCCCCTTTTTCAGATTTCTTTTTAAGCGTCTAGAGAGGTGGAAACATATGTTTTAAAATGACCACTGTGATATCCCCACTTATAATGGGATGTGGAGTTGTCAGTGGAATGCGCTGGTGGGTTACCTTTTGGGTACCAGTgcatgtgatgatgtcacagggtTGATGTCATAATAGGTAAAGTCAGTGACAATATCTTATGTGTACTTTAAGGACCCAGAATGTGGGCTGATGTCACAAGTAGGGGTCTGGTGGGTGTTGACGTCACAAAGGGTGCCAGCACAATGAATTGAGTTGCAGGACCCACAGCTGCTAGATGGCCACGGCAACTGCACAGATGTTATATTCTCTCTTTAAAGCTTTGTAGCAGATGATTAAGGGAGTTAACAGGGAAATGGGATGGTGGGTGCCCTTTAGGGCAGCAGTGCATGTGATGACAGTATAAGGGTAGTAATGTCATAGGCCCCAGAATAGGTAGTGAAGTAAaaaatcatgatgtcacagtatgaTGCGCGATGAGTGGTGACCCCAAAATGGgtgtcgtcgtcgtccccccgcCAGATTAATTTACCTCTAGGACCATCCAACATGGTCTTCCCTGCTTCCAGGTGCAGACACCAAGGGGAGCGTGATGCCCCCCACAGTGGCCCCTTAAGGCTCAATAACAGGTAATGATGCCATAGACGTGACGTCAAGGGGTGGCAATGTCACAGTTTTAGTCAATGGGGGATATTGCAGTTGGTCAGAGACATGGCTGGTGCTACATTGCAAACGTTGGAAGGCATGACGCAAGTGTATATACTACATAAACATACTGTATTACCACTCTGGAAGGATGCTATTCCATAAAGATATGGTCAATTGGCGCCATCAGAAGGTGCATATTCAGCCCCCATAAATGCCAATCACAAATGTAGTGCCTGCGATGGTTTGTTCTGTCACTGCACCTTCGTTGTTGTATAGTGTTAGAAATGTAATTGAACATTTGAGACAAAATATATGTTGTGTGAATTGTACCATGACTTGTCTTTGAAGAGCTCTGAGATCTGCTGCTTCAGTTTACTAATCCTATCATCCCTTATGTTTACTTCTATTCGGCTTTGCTCCCGGAGTGATGTGAGCGTCTCTTCATACTTCATAAAGGAGGAACAATGGCACGTTAATTTATTAATATCATACATAAAGGTGACATGTGACCTATTACACATACTTGATCCTTCAGTTCCTGGTTGACATTTTCATAATGCTGGATACTTTCCTCTAATAGCTGATCCTTCTCTTCCACTGTCCGCCGGCTTTGCTCCAGTGTCTGCCTGGTGATTTTATGGGTATTTATTTCATGCTCCATGTCCCTGGTAAACTGCAGAGTCTGCAAAGAAAGAAAAGGGCATTACAAATAAAGTAAATACCAAAAAATAGCTGAGCAGCGGCCCTTAGCACCCAgattccatttttcctgtaagtgAAGAACATCAAGtgattgctatgggcaacttcTCCACTCTCTAGGCCTCATGTAAACAGACTAACAAAATGGATGTGTTGTTAAGAGTCAATCAGcttgtgatctgattggttgttatgggcactaATTCTCATTTTTATAACATCCGCCATGTgcgggttttttttacacggtGGAAAGTGCAAACTAGATCAAAGGTCCTACACTTTGTGAACTTGGTCTTAAAAGGAATGTCACCAGGTAATGCTTTAAATAAAGTTATcacgttaaacatattttttaagaataTTTGGTGAagtctttttacattttctatgtcattattttttattagcaaATAATACTAAAATCTTGCAAttctcactctggccactgagcctcacaatagactgacacttcctgttctggagagatcacttctcagcagttatctcattatcatcacaggctgtATAACACAGGATACACCATTGATAATAATTGATAGACGAAACTCTCCTCCTactccctccctgcacaatgacctttgCACAGGCCACAGAGCATGCCtacaaaactctcccatagaagtcaatgggtcagatcCAGACTATTTTCTTatgtggtccatgtggctgctgtaagacATATCTcgaaaatgctgttaacagcagctcaggcaagatgtctCCCCAATAATCATAGACcgaaaatagaatttaaaaaaatctacaatcaaaaaaataaaaacagaaagtagagtagaaaaaaaaaaaatgttttatggtcccgttctgacgttccgtcggagcttcccttcagaacgagaccctgactgaaacaaatggaaaccgtaggtttccgtttgcatcaccatcgatTTCGATGGTGAtgtatccggtgccaatggtttccgtttgtctcagttattcaagggtttcgtcgttttgacggaatcaataccgtatggtttccgtttgtttcagtcgggGCTcaaattctgacggaaagctcagacggaacgtccgaatagaaccctgacgcagatgtgaacgaagcctaagctggaCATAGATGTTAAGAATTTTAACAGACAAAAAGATCAGATACAGACAATTCTCTAAAGATCTTAGATAATGACTTCAACACTTAGATTATTCTTGCATGagaataaaataattaaaccaaAGCTTTATCCCTCCTCTTAACTCTTTACAAAATCCGAGCAGAGCCTAAAGGTGCCTATACACAGAAGATGACAGTTGGCCAATTTCGTCAGGATAGGTCGACGATGTAGTGTGTGGGCGTGTCCTAACctggcagatgttgggggaaagaaggatcgggcatgttagatTTCAACACGCCGGATCCTTTGTTCCACCAGGAGATAACTGATGCCAGAGCGTGCACGTGTTTGGGGGAGCGTACGCCCAACAGCTATCTAGAGTATAGGACCACCTTAAGAGCTAGCACTGAATGGGTTATTGCTCATAGTGCATAGAACTGGGTTTCGGAAAGTATCCTGCTGATGAATGAGGTTAGCTGTGCATGGTTAATGGAAGCTCCAAATGTCATAACTCCATTTATATTgatttacaataaaaaataatggcATGGGCCATATTTAGCCTATCCCTTGGGAGCATTTCATAAAAATGAAATCAATAATGGCTGACGATACTACTGAATCATCAAGCCAGACTATTATTCATCACTTTCCTCTAACGCTTGGAAAACGTTTACTaataattctatattaaaattgcATAGAAAAGCTGACCCCGGACACCGCCAACTACGCATTTCAGAATTTCTTTAGAAAAACATCGGTAGACCAATGCTGAGTCATTCAGACTGTAAACAATGCAAGTCTCCGACAACCCAAGGCACCCGCCTGCGTCATGAATCATTATTTATTCTAAGATATATGATATAAAACCTTATTCATGGAAGCAGCGACATGATCTGTATGTCTGTATAGAAATGTCTAGAATCTGGATGTCACCAGCTAAGACAGTGCAATCGGGTTCTCCGGTTCTGCTCGTCGGGAAACAACAAGGACTAGTGTCCCCCAAACTAGAGATGAGTGGGTGTCCTAGTGGTCAAACCCACCGATCCAAAATGATGACTGTCCATGCATTTCAGAtgttttgatagatagatagatagatagatagatagatagatagatagatagatagatagatagatagatagatagatagatagatagatagatatgagatagatagatagatagatagatatgagatagatagatagatagatagatagatagatagatagatatgagatagatagatagatagatagatagatagatagatagatagatagatagatagatagatagatagatagatagatagatagatagatatgagatagatagatagatagatagatagatagatagatagatagatagatagatagatagatagatatgagatagatagatagatagatagatagatagatagatagatagatagatagatagatagatagatagatagatagatagatatgagatagatagatggatggatggatagatagatagatagatagatagatagatagatagatagatagatagatagatagatagatagatagatagatagatagatagatagatagatatgagatagatagatatgagatagatagatagatatgagatagatagatagatagatagatatgagatagatagatagatagatagatagatagatagatagatagatatgagatagatagatagatagatagatagatatgagatagatagatagatagatatgagatagatagatagatagatatgagatagatagatagatagatatgagatagatagatagatagatagatagatagatagatagatagatagatagatagatagatagatagatagatagatagatatgagatagatagatatgagatagatagatagatagatagatagatagatagatagataaatgataACCACAGGAGAGCTTTAAAAACAAATTCATAATCTGTAATTCTGCTATACCTTGGTCTTCATGATTTCATTTAACTCTGTCACCGTATCGTCTTTCTCTTTAAGAGATGATTTCATCGAGAGAATTTCCTTTTCTAAAGCTTCTATTTTTCTAAGGAACAAATTTTCTTCATTATAGGATACCTAGGACAAGAAAAAGGTTCTTGGTCTCCCTGCTGATATATACTGGCTTTATAAGTAATAATGATGAGTGTTTATTATCAGACGTGCccgctttattaaccccttaataccgaagcaaTTTTGTAagattttccatcgtctcattcaaagagctatactttttttattttcccgttgacaaagatgtataagttgtattttttaatagcaccattctgGGGTACATATGATTTATTAATGaacttctattaacttttttgtggggtaatggaaaaaaaaacccagaaatttcaccattcttttttgtgtcttaaatttacgcgTTTACCGTGaggcataaataacataataactttattcagcgggtcgttacgattgcggtgataccaaatttatatagttttcttatgttttactacttttacacagtaaaaacacttttatttttttttttaaaaatacttgtttttgtgtcgccatattttaagagccataactttttctttttactttgtaAGGGGAGAATGTgggcttttcatttttttaacttgggatttttatttcttttttaaagcGAAAGAGATTTTTTATTaaaagattttttccaaaagttTTACAGCATAATAACCAGTACATCACAGAAGAGTACATTTACAGTAATAGCATAAAATAGGGAAGATGTCGTTCAATTATATAACCGAGATAGAACTAATAATTATTTCCCTATTCTTTTTCCTTAACCTTGTTTTTTCTTCCCAAACCAAATTACCACAAGCTCCcgcgctggaaaaaaaaaagattaaattaaatataaataaagaaaataggaaaataatttatttattacttatttgttaataactttattaaactttttttagtcccactatgcgatcatgtgattgcttttataatacactgcaatactcctgtCACTGCTAGGCCATTCTCCAGAAATCGGATTTAGGAGACCAGGTTCAGGCCAGGTGTCGGTACACATATGAATCAGATCAAGCGGAGTCAAGATGAACGCCATGTCTAACACAGGACAATTACACAGAATAACAGGAACAGATGCCAGGAACCTCACCACCAGGGCGGATAACCAAGCACTGTTATAGCAATTAACCTTTAAGGGCCTGGGAGAATGATGTCACATGCTGCGTCGGGGTCTGATCCTGCGATTGGAGAGAGCCATGGCATCCTGTATCCATGGTGATGCCACAGCTCCGGATATGCTGACACACTGTCCGCTAAGCAGAGAGGACCCAGCAATGTGGCTTACAGTGCTCCTCAATCAGTACAAGTCTAGCTTTGGTTCAACCAACGCGTATACGTTTTACAAAAACATGGGTTACTATCAGCAAAAGCACCAAGATGAACAGGCAAAGGGAAGAATTATAGGAAGCTTTTTAAAGCCTGAAAAATAGGAGAATGTGATATATTCTGGGGTTCTTTCAGAAAAGTGGACGTACGGTCCTAGAGGTGAGAATGTAAGGAGAAGGCAAGTGTAATTATGAAAAGTTGGGAATAAGTGTGGGGTGGTATCTGGAGACAAATGCAGAGACATGGAGGGGCCAGGTTGTAGGGAGAGGCAGTGCTGGAAGGATAAGAGATGTAATAG
This genomic stretch from Rhinoderma darwinii isolate aRhiDar2 chromosome 4, aRhiDar2.hap1, whole genome shotgun sequence harbors:
- the LOC142760084 gene encoding uncharacterized protein LOC142760084, with translation MTARQKRDPKMTGRVSSDLGPVMPHLRRSLYTIRTNKSESLPSIAGIGLGIQDVRSVSSVAVTKTSKSFPTIVQAEKPGRSVVSKAVQVSYNEENLFLRKIEALEKEILSMKSSLKEKDDTVTELNEIMKTKTLQFTRDMEHEINTHKITRQTLEQSRRTVEEKDQLLEESIQHYENVNQELKDQYEETLTSLREQSRIEVNIRDDRISKLKQQISELFKDKSWEHQKQIEELRKELKRLAEESNVLQGQLKRDNVSTNECKKCESLMSALEDSKFQLKLKNRTIEELQSMCQRFQHQLQEQEKLQIVDKNRDQK